ATTTTGAGTAATAGGTGGGGATGAGTAAAAGAAAGTAGAGATAGGAAGGAGGTCCGAGTAGAATCcttctttaaaaactttgatcTTGTGACTGACAAACGAAGCAACAACATGATTTAAGTTAAAGTTGAGGAAATTAGCTCAGAATCTGAAGTTATCCTTCTTAGGCCACTTTTTTAAGAAACCTGACTAAAAGCTTGCAGACAGACGCAAATCGTGAAtcagattgttctttttataatttgtaGGCATATACACGTTAATTACTACATGAGCTTCAACCTTTGCTGAATCAACCTTTTAATCAGGGTTCCTTAagtaattacaaataaaaaaaaaacaagtttttttaacagcaagtaaggagcgacattaaaacttaaaatgaacagaaattattccgtatattaaaaggGTGGTTCCCTCCTcgacaccctgctctttacgctaaagtttgactctttgttacaactctacttttacaacaataataaatacataaaagatgaaacttatatattttaaataagcaaaatcagtatattttaaattttcagtttattttcttgACTCAGGATGCAATTTCTTGGTTGAGTAGACTTCAGGAAGAGCAGAAGAGCTgggatgagcagtaaattcgtttaacaaaggatgagcaaaaaataaaattagttcaaaaatgttaagggctctatttcttttaaaatgtgaaaaagaagaagaaaaaaggcataaacaagaattttacagAGAATGAAACGAATTTAAGGTTGAAagcccttgatttttattttaactttaacatTACAAGAAGCCTGGTCTGTTGCAACGCCTTTCTCTGTGAAAATTAAggctatcacacaaaaagacggcaacagtgTACAGGCTTACACAGTTTTACTGCAAAATTTACTGCTCAGCTACTGCTTggcctagaaaagaaaaaggacgttAATCGATTAGAGATAAAAGACATGTAAAGaagtgataaaataaataaataaacaaagaacagatCATTACTTTAAAGGAGCAATTTGAATGGGTCATCGGGTTAAGATCATAATTCTGACCTGGGTGCAAGGAAGACTACAACCGCCACTAGTGATTTTTAGGCATTCTTTTCAATTAACCTATTATTATGCTCATAAAACTCTCATTGTATCAAGTATCAAGATTCAAACCCTATTGCATTCGTTATTTTTCTTTGACAGAATTTGGAGTGTTGTCAAACAaaggaatcaatttttttcctatgcAAGTTTTTGGCATGCTATTTTTCTGAAGTCCTGTGGTTTTAACCCTTCAACGTAATTCGACATTTCCATTATCCTTACACATCTAAGTTTCAGCTCTACCTATCCACCAAATTTCCTTATAAAATTGGTTTTTTGaagattgaaaaataagttgaaaatatgccagataaataaattttatttattgcaaaataaaattttgcgaaaaattttactattgcTAGATAAAACTTGCAAAAACTTACTTTTGCAAGTTTCCCATTATCACCtcaaaccccccaaaaaatttagTGATTCTTATTTTACGACAAACAACAAGATGATTTTCTTCACTTTTGAAGTTTCAGGCAGCTAAATAATCCTCGAAACGCACTGAAACTTTTCTAGGTCTGCAGTGGCACTGGTGTTCTTCCTTTCTTCTGTTTCTCTCTcctcatttgaataatttaccACAGATGATAAATGAGACCCAACAATTAGAGCAAATTCTGTGGAAGTTGTTGAACATGTAAAAATCAGATAATGGTTTGTACATGCCTTTATTATTCTTCCCTACTTGTGTTCAGTTCTTTTTATAACTTAGAACTTATTAAAACCGGTATTTCCAGAACCAGcgaaaaaccttttctttttaCACTAGTTCATTCATGTTAAACAATTTTAAGTTCTAGAATTTCctgaggagagggcaacccccATCATATTGCGACTCAATGGAAGGAAACACGCCCTTCATAGGAGTGAAGCTTAGAACACATCAAGGTGGAAGAGGAGCGTGttcagctgtgttggccttaggcgctTTAATGCTGAAATGAATTGCTACAAGCAGTagtataaattgaaaatgacatATTGGTTCTTCAATGATGTCCAAAAGGTAaacatttatgaaaaaaaaaaccagagaAATCAAAACAAGAGagatacaaataaatataaatagaaaaataaaagaaaattaactcCAATTGACCAAAAGACTGTACACGCAAAACACTAACAAGAACGGAAGAATACATAATGATTTGTCAGGTGGTAGAGCTTTTACTGGATATAataagtgttttcttttttttacaagttagttaaaactaaaaagacaaaactttggctttaaaatttgtttgatcTCCATTTCAAAGGTAAAAACAGTTTCAATATGGTTGACAAAAGTACAAACCACTGTTCTTTTATCTCTTTgttaacataaaaaacaagcaaaatccaaaaaaaaacaaaacagaaaacaaaaagaaaatgcagTGAAGTAGCACATGGATTAAACACAAAAAGCAGAAAGAcagcaaaagagaaaaaattaaagcacaAATTTTAGACACAAAGAAAAGATAAACAAGAAAGATCAGGAGAAATTGATTTGATTATAAACGAAAGAAAGCTTACTTtaagttcttcttctttttcttttagctcCAAATGCGCTGTCTCCAATTCCAGGGATCTGAGATTCAACTGTGATTTGATATCATTATTTTCGCTCTGAAGCTTCGAAATATTCTCAttcaagttttcattttcttctttactttttttaagcatactttcgtattctgatttttcttgtaaattctTTACTTTATTCTCTTGCATATTTTCATACTCAATCAATTCCatcatttcttcttcttcattggCACATTGCAGCTTTTTCTTCACATCTTCAGTTTCTTTTTGCTGTCTTTCAATTTCAATGGCATGATTTCGCTTTTCGCTTTCCAATCTTTTCGTAACAGCCGCAATTTCCGCATTTTTCGCTTCCAGCGTTTCCTCTAATTTTCTGATATGTTCCATTATTTGTGCTTctgaatatttatgtatttgctCCATcagatgtttttcttttttcattgtctgCACTCTTTTTTCCTTCTTGTGTATTTTTTCGGGAAGTTCTTCCACTAGTTTACACTTCTCCGTTAACATGAACTCTAAATCTAAATCTTCTAAATCTTCAACTCGGTCTCTTGTAACTTCAAGGTCTGATTCAACCTGCAAAAAATGAATGCCGattgacaaacaaaaaataaatgtcgacaaccaaaaattaaaaaaaaagtcgatTGCACGGAACATGATCCGATCATAGTTCGAACTATTCCCGAAACCTTTCCaactttttagggggggggggggatcgttAGAGATGGATCGCTCTGTATCAGAACAAACCAGTCCATTTTACACGTACCGTTACCGCAACATTCCTatagaatagaaaatttttcttgtgtttgtttaCTAAGCTCATATTAAAGAGCTATTTGAGATATTTCGATACGTGTTCAGAGGCGCTGAAAAAATCTTCCTTTCATTGCAACTGTAAACCAAATATATCTAGCTTTTTTAGGCTGATAGCTCTCAGCTAGCTCTTACAGAGCAATTTTAGTGTACCTATAATGGCAGAGCAGTGGCAGTTCTGGCCTCTGTCGCGCCCGAGCCAAAATCTAGATTAGCGCCCCCTTCTTTTTCTCCCAAAATTTTCAcgccaaaatttttgtttattaacaaatttttccaTTGACTCGTATTTACATTTGGCTTTTATTACTTAGCCTCTACAAAATCATTAATTACCTCGTCCCAATGATTGTTTCTAGTTCTTTAAGTTCTACAGTCTTTAACCATAAATCCTTCAGTCACTCCTGGCCCATAGTCGACCTGACCTTTCTTTATTAATTCATATAAGTGCTGCCCCCCCCCGCACCAAAGAAGTAACGACAGTTGTGAGAGAGTTGAAAAAAGGACGTTCATCTGCAATCCATGGGATTACAACAGATGTCCCGAAGACATCCCTTCGACCCACCATAACTGCTTGGACTGCTCTCCTACTGGGCATATGGAATAGCGAAACAATCTCAATAGATTGAAACAGGGGCATATTGGTCAAACTCTTCAAGGAGGGTTATACACTAATCTATGAATGTTTTTGTTCTTCAAGATAAAGTATTGTGTCAAACAGGGATGTGTACTATCCCAATTCCTATTTATAATTGTTACGGACTACATTCTAGTCTTCAGACTCTGGAGTGAAGATTTGCAACCGATCGATCTATGACCGGGACTTCGCTGACGTTGTTGTTCCTCTCGAAGAAGCGAAACAGCGACTGCAACGGCTACTCGACGCTAGAGATGAAAAGATCCAAAAAGTAGGGTTTACAGTGAATATCAGTAATCTCTGCATCAGTAATATCATATCAGTATCAGTAATATCAATAATATCAGCGGAATATCAGTAATATCAGAATATCAGTAAGACAAACAGCATGGACACATCTGACTTTCCACTGAAACTGAAATACAACGATAGAGCAACTGAACAGGTCAATGAATTTAAGTGTCTCGAGAGTTTGAATAATTACAATGGTGAAATAGCCAATGAAATAAAGAGGAGGATTAGACAAGCTACATCGGCTTTAACAAGTAGAAACCAATCTGACGGAGTAAAAAATACTCTATGCAATTGAAGCTCCGCCTCATAAATAGCAATGTCCATTCTCCTCAATACAAGTGAATTCTGGATACTAAATGTTCAAGAGGAGAAACGCACCCTAGCCTATGAAAACACATGCCTTCGAAGAATACTGAACATATCGTGACAGGAAAAGGGTACGGACCTAAGAGTTTGCCAGTAAACCTGTCAATCATTAGTTACTGAGCTTCTGAAACGTAGGAGATGGACGTACCTTAGCAATGTCCTTCATATGCCAGAGGATCGACTCCTATGTAATATTTTATGAGTGGTACCCTGAAGGGAGGCACGAAAGAGGTCCTCCAAGACAAGCCTTGTAACAACAGTATGAACAGGATCTGAGAAGAGGAGAGATACTTCTTCAGCCACAGTGGAAGGACGCCAGGGCTGCAGCTCAGCTTCGTGATGTCTTGTGAGGTTTCGTAGATGCCCTACGCGCGATTCCCGGCTCTTGAAGATCTACAATCTATGGTAAACGACCTCTCAGTATTGACCAACGACACTGCAATCGCTAATGACATAATTTATAATAGGCAACTCTTACTTATGTGAAAACCCCTTCATCTCTGCATTGCACTGCTAATTCTAACACATCTAACACCATCTTTCTTTAAGGAAATGTGTCGGtgttgaattattttcttcctttcttagAACTCATGGAACAACTGAAAGGGATTCTTATCATTgctatatttttacttttattgtgTTACTTTCTTTAGTTTTCAAGGTATAATGATGAAGAtgtgagaaaaataagaatgttggaatcaatttgcttatacttaccGAGAATtgcgccctctactttattttaataaaaataaaatttcaaaaattgcaaaatgatTATACccgttaaattattttttgaatttcgtGCCTCTAAAATTTCTGCGCCCGGGGTAAGTGCCCTCTCTACCCCTGCTAAAACTGCCACTGTTGCAGAGCGATTCAGCAACTGTCTGATGGCCTTTATGAAATCAACCCGAAGTAGGGGATTCAGCTTCAGTATCTTAATCTGAGGAAAACAAATCCAAGAAGTTACCGTTCGGTTTTTTCCATACGTCAGTCATTCTAGCACTGGGATCATGAAGGCAAAACCCAAATCTATCTTATAAATATTCCGACCTTTCAAcgaaatacaattaaataacAGGCGGATAGAAGTTAGCTCTGTAGCACTGCCTACGTGAAGAACCGTGTGCCTTCCATGTACTATTTTTTCCACTGGCCACTTTGAATGGATGCAGAAACTTCGGACGGaaccatttaattagaaattgggggctctagtgccctttttaaagggGCAAA
Above is a genomic segment from Artemia franciscana unplaced genomic scaffold, ASM3288406v1 Scaffold_3408, whole genome shotgun sequence containing:
- the LOC136043166 gene encoding meiosis-specific nuclear structural protein 1-like, with translation HTQRIKSKEDTSLGPRDQSGGVDLRFMARQPGIQLGGWGKPSCALVESDLEVTRDRVEDLEDLDLEFMLTEKCKLVEELPEKIHKKEKRVQTMKKEKHLMEQIHKYSEAQIMEHIRKLEETLEAKNAEIAAVTKRLESEKRNHAIEIERQQKETEDVKKKLQCANEEEEMMELIEYENMQENKVKNLQEKSEYESMLKKSKEENENLNENISKLQSENNDIKSQLNLRSLELETAHLELKEKEEELKAKQ